From Candidatus Neomarinimicrobiota bacterium, the proteins below share one genomic window:
- a CDS encoding ABC transporter permease, giving the protein MNLHEVLTSSLDSIRQNKLRSFLTLLGVVIGMFSIIGVMTAINVLQNSVESNLNVLGTNTFFIQKYPAVQMGGGTRWKYRNRKNLTYADYLQLKDRFSGPATITAEDWHSGDPIKFEDKQTKNSVGIRGVTPEWEFSSGYFLQSGRMISRNDLEQMRNVIILGQDVIDVLMPQYNPVGQTVTIRGVKFKVIGTLERKGTIFGQSEDNVVIMPLTTHLKMFASRWTSLGYAIAVMDMERFDEVQDEIVFNLRLIRGVPLTEENDFEVVSNTSLIDTFNQVTGAIKMAALLISSIALIAAGIGIMNIMLVSVTERTREIGIRKSMGARKRDIKNQFLLEALVLTELGAMIGIVLGILAGNLVAVSMDVSGVFPIQWAIIGVVICSVIGVVFGTYPAVKAARLDPIEALRYE; this is encoded by the coding sequence ATGAATTTGCATGAAGTGCTCACATCTTCCCTGGATTCCATCCGCCAGAATAAGCTTCGTTCTTTTCTGACACTTCTCGGCGTTGTGATCGGGATGTTTTCCATTATCGGTGTGATGACAGCGATCAATGTCCTCCAGAATTCGGTTGAAAGCAACCTGAATGTCCTGGGAACCAATACCTTTTTTATCCAGAAGTATCCTGCAGTTCAAATGGGTGGCGGTACCCGCTGGAAATATCGTAACCGGAAAAACCTGACTTATGCAGATTATCTTCAATTGAAGGACCGTTTTTCCGGTCCGGCCACAATTACTGCCGAAGACTGGCATAGTGGAGACCCCATCAAATTTGAAGACAAGCAGACCAAAAACAGTGTGGGAATCCGGGGGGTGACACCTGAATGGGAATTTTCGTCCGGCTATTTTCTGCAAAGCGGCCGGATGATCAGCCGGAACGACCTGGAACAGATGCGGAATGTGATTATTCTGGGACAGGATGTGATTGATGTTCTCATGCCTCAGTATAACCCGGTGGGACAAACGGTTACCATCCGGGGGGTTAAATTCAAGGTGATTGGAACCCTCGAACGGAAAGGCACCATCTTCGGCCAGTCCGAAGATAATGTGGTAATTATGCCATTGACTACCCATCTGAAAATGTTTGCAAGCCGATGGACATCCCTGGGATACGCGATAGCGGTGATGGATATGGAACGGTTTGATGAGGTTCAGGATGAAATTGTATTCAATTTGCGTCTGATCCGGGGCGTTCCTCTGACGGAAGAAAATGATTTTGAGGTCGTATCCAATACTTCGCTTATTGATACCTTCAATCAGGTGACCGGTGCCATCAAAATGGCCGCTCTTCTTATCAGTTCAATTGCCCTTATAGCTGCCGGTATCGGTATCATGAATATCATGCTGGTCAGCGTGACAGAACGAACCCGGGAAATCGGCATCCGTAAAAGCATGGGAGCCCGAAAGCGGGATATTAAGAATCAGTTTCTTCTTGAAGCCCTGGTTTTAACGGAACTTGGAGCCATGATCGGCATTGTTTTGGGTATTCTGGCCGGAAACCTTGTGGCTGTGTCCATGGATGTGAGCGGGGTTTTCCCCATCCAGTGGGCGATTATCGGTGTGGTGATTTGTTCGGTAATCGGCGTGGTTTTCGGAACCTATCCTGCCGTTAAAGCAGCCCGGCTGGATCCTATCGAAGCTCTGAGATATGAGTAA
- a CDS encoding ABC transporter ATP-binding protein → MALLELKQVTKVYQVGTVAVHALRGIDLMVEKNEYVSVMGPSGSGKSTLMNVIGCLDTPTSGTYILDGKTVHDDRIEQSSNGKLSDDDLAFVRNQKIGFVFQTFNLLPRITALHNVELPLIYAGIHKKDRIDMAKEALRKVNLEDRMHHQPNELSGGQRQRVAIARALVNNPSIILADEPTGNLDSKTSREIMQLMDHLHNEGNTIILVTHETDIARHAHRVVHFLDGLIASDELTPKGKG, encoded by the coding sequence ATGGCCTTATTGGAACTGAAACAAGTAACAAAAGTGTACCAGGTTGGGACTGTGGCTGTTCATGCTCTTCGGGGAATTGACCTGATGGTTGAAAAAAATGAATATGTGTCAGTGATGGGCCCCTCCGGATCGGGAAAATCCACCCTCATGAATGTCATCGGATGTCTGGATACCCCAACTTCGGGGACCTACATTCTGGATGGAAAAACAGTCCATGATGATCGCATTGAGCAAAGCAGTAACGGTAAATTATCCGATGATGATCTTGCTTTTGTACGGAATCAAAAAATCGGGTTTGTTTTTCAAACCTTTAATCTTCTGCCCCGCATAACGGCCCTGCACAATGTGGAACTTCCGTTGATCTATGCCGGAATCCATAAAAAAGACAGGATAGACATGGCAAAAGAAGCCCTTCGGAAGGTGAATCTGGAGGACAGGATGCATCATCAGCCCAACGAACTTTCAGGTGGGCAGCGTCAGAGAGTGGCCATTGCCAGAGCCCTGGTAAATAACCCTTCAATCATTCTTGCGGATGAACCTACCGGGAATCTGGACAGTAAAACATCCCGTGAAATCATGCAGCTCATGGATCACCTTCATAATGAAGGCAATACAATCATCCTGGTCACGCATGAGACAGATATTGCCCGGCATGCCCACCGGGTTGTCCACTTTCTGGATGGGCTGATTGCCAGTGACGAATTGACACCTAAGGGAAAAGGGTAA
- a CDS encoding ABC transporter permease, translating to MGQLFESVIMATKAILQNKTRAFLTMLGIIIGILSVSLMGTAISGIDEVFENSIQGMGQDVLYVQKYPWFMMNDEWWEYRNRPDIEEEYAEQILERASTIAFAAPSTGRRSDVKYGKNAVEGVEINGTTWQEAYISALKLESGRFFSEPESRYGTRVAVIGYDIKTSLFPNEDPLGKEIIIQGIKFRIIGVIAQQGKFLGLMSMDNIVTIPLKSLQNIFGGRWGMSVSVKPKEGVTVEQAKEELMFIMRGLRGLKPQEENDFSINQQEAFRQQFASIRMAISAVGLGITALSLIVGGIGIMNIMFVSVRERTKEIGIRKALGAKKNIILFQFLSEAVIISLIGGTIGILITVGLVGLLQKFFVARLSIDLIIISLSVSVITGVLSGIVPANLAARLNPIEAIRYE from the coding sequence ATGGGTCAGCTGTTTGAAAGTGTGATCATGGCCACGAAGGCCATTCTTCAGAATAAAACCCGGGCATTTTTAACCATGTTGGGTATTATCATCGGCATATTATCCGTGTCCCTCATGGGAACTGCCATTTCCGGAATCGATGAAGTTTTTGAAAACAGTATTCAGGGGATGGGCCAGGATGTGTTATATGTACAAAAATATCCCTGGTTTATGATGAATGATGAATGGTGGGAATACCGGAACCGCCCTGACATTGAGGAGGAATATGCCGAGCAAATCCTGGAACGGGCAAGCACCATTGCGTTTGCCGCACCTTCAACAGGACGCCGGAGTGATGTGAAATACGGCAAAAATGCTGTAGAAGGGGTGGAAATCAACGGAACCACCTGGCAGGAAGCCTATATTTCAGCCCTGAAGCTGGAATCCGGCCGCTTTTTTTCAGAACCCGAAAGCCGCTACGGTACCCGGGTGGCAGTAATTGGATATGATATCAAAACAAGCCTCTTCCCCAATGAAGATCCCCTGGGCAAAGAGATTATCATCCAGGGAATTAAATTTCGAATTATCGGTGTGATTGCCCAACAGGGGAAATTTCTGGGACTCATGAGTATGGATAATATTGTGACCATTCCCCTGAAATCCCTGCAAAATATTTTTGGTGGCCGGTGGGGAATGTCTGTCAGTGTGAAACCCAAAGAGGGAGTGACGGTAGAACAGGCGAAAGAAGAACTCATGTTTATTATGCGGGGGCTCCGGGGGCTGAAGCCCCAGGAGGAAAATGATTTTTCCATCAACCAACAGGAGGCCTTCCGGCAGCAATTTGCCAGTATACGGATGGCGATCAGTGCGGTAGGACTTGGTATCACCGCCCTTTCCCTGATTGTGGGTGGTATTGGTATTATGAACATCATGTTCGTGAGTGTCCGGGAACGAACCAAAGAAATTGGTATCCGTAAAGCCCTGGGTGCCAAAAAGAATATTATCCTTTTTCAGTTTCTCAGTGAAGCCGTGATTATATCTCTGATCGGCGGTACCATCGGTATTCTCATCACCGTGGGGCTTGTTGGTCTTTTGCAGAAGTTCTTTGTGGCGCGGCTCTCCATCGATCTCATCATCATTTCCCTTTCCGTTTCGGTGATCACAGGTGTTTTATCGGGAATTGTCCCTGCCAACCTGGCAGCTCGCCTGAATCCCATTGAAGCCATCAGATATGAGTAA